The Planctomicrobium piriforme genome includes a window with the following:
- the gnd gene encoding decarboxylating NADP(+)-dependent phosphogluconate dehydrogenase, protein MQNDIGLIGLAVMGQNLVLNMANHGYNVAVFNRTTSVMDEFVGGLKSEPEDKVWKGTADRIKGYAELKDFVASLKRPRRVMIMVKAGKPVDMVIEELKPFLEPGDIIIDGGNSDFRDTNRRSKDLPAAGLLFIGTGVSGGEEGALKGPSIMPGGNKAAWPAVKDILQSISAKVGPKEDIPCCEWVGEDGAGHYVKMVHNGIEYGDMQLICEAYFILKHALGLTNEELYQVFKEWNESELASYLIEITRDIFTVKDKATGKYLVDEILDTAQQKGTGKWMSQHALDLGVPTTLITEAVYARCLSAQKDARVRASKVLSGPESKFSGDKKQFIDDVKWALYASKLVSYAQGYVQLNAAAEEFKWNLNNGDIALLWRGGCIIRSAFLGDIKTAFDKNPKLENLLLDEFFKKAIDKAQPAWRRVVAAAVTHGIPVPAFTAALSYYDGYRCDRLPANLLQAQRDYFGAHTYERIDKPRGEMFHTDWIHERKI, encoded by the coding sequence ATGCAAAACGACATCGGACTCATCGGCCTGGCTGTGATGGGCCAGAACCTCGTGCTCAACATGGCCAACCACGGCTACAACGTCGCGGTCTTCAACCGCACGACGTCGGTCATGGACGAATTCGTCGGCGGCCTGAAGAGCGAACCAGAAGACAAGGTCTGGAAGGGAACCGCCGATCGCATCAAGGGGTATGCGGAACTCAAGGACTTCGTCGCCTCGCTCAAGCGACCCCGTCGGGTGATGATCATGGTCAAGGCCGGCAAGCCGGTCGATATGGTCATCGAAGAACTCAAGCCGTTCCTGGAGCCAGGCGACATCATCATCGACGGCGGTAACAGCGACTTCCGCGACACCAATCGTCGCTCGAAGGATCTCCCCGCCGCTGGCCTGCTGTTCATCGGCACTGGAGTTTCCGGCGGTGAAGAAGGGGCTCTCAAAGGACCGTCGATCATGCCGGGCGGAAACAAGGCCGCCTGGCCGGCCGTGAAGGACATTCTGCAGTCCATCTCCGCCAAGGTCGGACCCAAGGAAGACATCCCCTGCTGCGAATGGGTGGGTGAAGACGGCGCCGGGCACTATGTGAAGATGGTGCACAACGGTATCGAGTACGGCGACATGCAGCTCATCTGCGAAGCCTACTTCATCCTGAAGCACGCCCTCGGCCTGACCAACGAAGAGCTGTATCAGGTCTTCAAGGAATGGAACGAAAGCGAACTCGCCAGCTATCTGATCGAGATCACCCGCGACATCTTCACCGTGAAGGACAAAGCGACCGGCAAGTATCTGGTCGACGAGATTCTCGACACCGCCCAGCAGAAGGGAACCGGCAAGTGGATGAGCCAGCACGCGCTCGATCTCGGCGTGCCGACCACACTGATCACCGAAGCGGTCTACGCCCGTTGTCTGTCCGCCCAGAAGGACGCCCGCGTCCGCGCCTCGAAGGTGCTGAGCGGCCCGGAATCGAAGTTCTCAGGCGACAAGAAGCAGTTCATCGACGACGTGAAATGGGCTCTCTACGCCAGCAAGCTGGTGAGCTATGCCCAGGGCTATGTACAGCTCAACGCCGCCGCCGAAGAGTTCAAGTGGAATCTCAACAACGGCGACATCGCCCTGCTCTGGCGCGGCGGCTGCATCATCCGTTCTGCTTTCCTCGGTGACATCAAGACCGCCTTCGACAAGAACCCGAAACTCGAAAACCTGCTGCTCGACGAATTCTTCAAGAAGGCGATCGACAAAGCTCAGCCCGCCTGGCGTCGCGTCGTGGCTGCCGCCGTGACCCACGGCATCCCGGTCCCGGCCTTCACCGCCGCGCTCTCCTACTACGACGGCTACCGCTGCGACCGCCTGCCAGCCAACCTGCTGCAGGCCCAACGCGACTACTTCGGCGCCCACACCTACGAGCGGATCGACAAACCCCGCGGCGAGATGTTCCACACGGACTGGATTCACGAGCGGAAGATCTGA
- a CDS encoding acetylxylan esterase, with protein MTRWLSLLVLLCGWTASLSAETKLEVTPDHASGVYQPGEPVMWTVRATADNGLPVTGELKFTVLKGGLTSLTQGVAVLHDGKAEISAERNDAGALLLNVKFVPPAPEKEITAYGGAIYAPEQIQASAALPDDFDQFWKQKIGELHDVPMNAQLERIDIGNEKVEYYHVTFDNIRGKKIRGQLAKPVGKSDLPALLQVQWAGVYPLQRAWVVGPAQNGWLALNISAHDLPIDSPQAFYDKQSANELRDYNRRGNNDREASYFLPMFLGCYRAADYLTERPDWNKKNLVVQGTSQGGYQALVTAGLHPKITGMAANVPAGCDHTGKQVGRAPGWPNWTSLVIAGSTPEQTLQTGRYFDAMNFARKITCPSLVGVGLIDTTCPPEGVIATFNQIQGPKELVIMPLADHKLKQEPYYPKFNKWQAERK; from the coding sequence ATGACGCGCTGGCTGAGTTTGCTTGTTCTGCTGTGCGGGTGGACCGCTTCGCTCTCCGCGGAAACGAAGCTGGAGGTGACGCCGGATCACGCGTCCGGCGTGTATCAACCTGGCGAACCGGTGATGTGGACGGTGCGTGCAACAGCCGACAATGGGCTACCGGTGACTGGAGAATTGAAATTCACCGTGCTCAAAGGGGGGCTGACCTCTTTGACGCAGGGAGTCGCGGTGCTGCATGACGGCAAGGCCGAGATCAGTGCCGAGCGGAATGATGCGGGGGCACTGCTGTTGAATGTGAAATTCGTTCCGCCTGCGCCGGAAAAGGAAATCACAGCCTACGGCGGGGCGATTTATGCTCCGGAACAGATTCAGGCGTCAGCCGCGCTGCCGGACGATTTCGATCAGTTCTGGAAGCAGAAAATCGGCGAACTACATGACGTGCCGATGAATGCCCAACTCGAACGGATCGACATCGGCAACGAAAAGGTCGAGTACTACCACGTCACGTTCGACAACATCCGCGGCAAGAAGATTCGCGGCCAGCTCGCCAAGCCTGTCGGCAAGAGCGACTTGCCGGCACTGCTGCAGGTGCAGTGGGCGGGCGTCTACCCATTGCAGCGAGCCTGGGTAGTCGGGCCGGCCCAGAATGGCTGGCTGGCACTCAACATTTCCGCCCACGATCTCCCGATCGATTCACCGCAAGCATTCTACGACAAACAGTCGGCCAATGAACTCAGGGATTACAACCGCCGGGGCAATAACGACCGCGAAGCCAGCTACTTCCTGCCGATGTTTCTCGGTTGCTATCGAGCGGCCGACTATCTGACCGAGCGACCGGACTGGAACAAGAAAAACTTGGTGGTGCAGGGGACCAGCCAGGGAGGCTACCAGGCGCTGGTGACGGCCGGACTGCATCCCAAAATCACCGGCATGGCGGCGAATGTGCCGGCTGGCTGCGATCACACGGGGAAGCAAGTAGGCCGTGCGCCCGGCTGGCCGAACTGGACGTCACTCGTCATCGCTGGCAGCACGCCAGAGCAGACATTACAGACGGGCCGGTATTTCGACGCGATGAATTTCGCCCGAAAGATCACCTGCCCGTCACTGGTGGGAGTGGGCCTGATCGACACCACCTGCCCGCCGGAAGGGGTGATCGCCACGTTCAACCAGATTCAGGGCCCGAAGGAACTGGTGATCATGCCGCTGGCCGACCACAAGCTGAAGCAAGAGCCATACTATCCCAAGTTCAACAAATGGCAGGCGGAGAGGAAGTAG
- a CDS encoding cytidine deaminase, with protein sequence MPAFDASHNELISAARRASELAYAPYSRFPVGAALRTASGKIFSGCNVENASYGLSMCAERNAIFQMVAAGETRFEAIVISTPTQTVTAPCGACRQVLFEFGPQAQVLCICAGEACLETTISELLPHAFGPGNLTP encoded by the coding sequence ATGCCTGCATTCGACGCGTCACACAACGAACTGATCTCCGCCGCCCGTCGCGCCAGCGAACTTGCTTATGCCCCTTACAGCCGTTTTCCCGTCGGTGCGGCGCTGCGAACTGCCTCCGGCAAGATCTTCTCCGGCTGCAATGTCGAGAATGCGTCTTACGGGCTGTCGATGTGTGCGGAGCGGAACGCGATCTTTCAAATGGTCGCGGCAGGTGAGACTCGTTTCGAGGCCATCGTCATCTCCACGCCAACTCAAACCGTCACTGCTCCCTGCGGCGCCTGCCGGCAAGTGCTGTTTGAGTTTGGCCCGCAGGCTCAGGTGCTCTGCATCTGCGCCGGCGAAGCATGTCTCGAAACGACTATCTCTGAACTCCTCCCCCACGCTTTCGGGCCCGGCAATTTGACGCCTTGA
- a CDS encoding RES family NAD+ phosphorylase, protein MKTPDRTELENRFRELLLSAIPIETVGYRSVTLQYAREKDIISGEGSRKFGGRWNPPGIAAVYLSLSPETAMAETLAHFQYRGIPVSAAMPRVFVSVSVRLSQVVDITQKTISQRLQVSNRALLESDWRKIMTRDSLPPSQLVGQAAEAAGVEGLLVPSAASRFGKNLIIFPANLLPDSKISVDRADELPNNEA, encoded by the coding sequence ATGAAAACTCCGGATCGAACTGAGTTGGAGAATCGGTTTCGGGAACTTCTGTTGTCTGCCATTCCCATTGAGACGGTGGGATATCGTTCCGTTACGCTGCAGTATGCCCGCGAAAAGGACATCATTTCGGGGGAAGGCAGTCGGAAATTTGGCGGTCGCTGGAACCCGCCTGGGATTGCAGCTGTTTACCTGAGCCTGTCGCCTGAGACGGCGATGGCCGAGACGCTGGCCCACTTCCAATATCGAGGAATTCCCGTCTCGGCGGCGATGCCGAGAGTCTTTGTTTCGGTGAGCGTCCGCTTGAGCCAGGTCGTGGACATCACCCAAAAAACAATCAGTCAGCGCCTGCAGGTTTCTAATCGCGCTCTGCTGGAATCGGACTGGCGGAAGATCATGACGCGCGACAGTCTCCCGCCGTCACAATTGGTCGGCCAGGCAGCGGAAGCTGCGGGAGTGGAAGGACTTCTGGTCCCCTCCGCAGCCTCCAGGTTCGGCAAAAACCTGATCATCTTTCCCGCAAATCTTCTTCCCGACAGCAAAATCTCCGTAGACCGGGCGGATGAACTTCCGAATAATGAAGCTTGA
- a CDS encoding redoxin domain-containing protein, translating into MRCAASLLSLLLILACSSSIAISAPPGFKTLAIGDSAPAFSLPGTDDKTYSLDSFKDAPYLLVIFTCNHCPTAQAYEDRILQLHADYKDRGVALAAISPNDDQAVRLDELGYSDLGDSLADMKLRAAERGFQFPYLYDGETQATSLAYGVVATPQCFLFDPERKLRYVGRIDDSDVKTVTSHDLRKALDALLAGKPIPVEKTRTFGCSTKWSDKRTEAQASIEKWNQEPVELSDIGVDEVQALVKNDTPQLLMINVWATWCGPCVTEMPELVDIHRMYRRRDFRMVTITIDDPAQKAAALKVLQTQHASMKNHLSAVPKLDDLADALDAEWNGALPYTVLIAPGGKVIFRQEGQLDPLAVRRAIVDQLGRTYANRKAE; encoded by the coding sequence ATGCGATGCGCCGCGTCTTTGCTCTCCTTGCTTCTCATTCTCGCATGCTCATCAAGCATTGCCATCTCCGCTCCGCCAGGGTTCAAAACTCTCGCCATCGGTGATTCTGCTCCCGCGTTCTCTCTGCCTGGCACGGATGACAAGACGTATTCGCTCGACAGTTTCAAAGACGCTCCGTACCTGCTCGTGATTTTTACCTGCAACCACTGCCCGACGGCGCAGGCGTATGAGGACCGCATTCTCCAGTTGCATGCTGATTACAAGGATCGCGGCGTCGCGCTGGCGGCGATTTCTCCCAATGACGATCAGGCGGTGCGGCTTGATGAACTTGGGTATTCCGATCTGGGGGATTCGCTGGCCGACATGAAGCTTCGGGCAGCCGAGCGTGGGTTTCAGTTTCCGTACCTTTACGACGGAGAGACGCAGGCGACGTCGCTCGCCTATGGGGTTGTCGCCACGCCGCAATGTTTTCTGTTCGACCCCGAACGCAAGCTACGTTACGTCGGGCGGATCGACGACTCGGATGTGAAGACCGTCACCAGTCACGATCTCCGCAAGGCGCTGGATGCTCTGCTGGCAGGCAAACCGATCCCCGTCGAAAAGACCAGAACGTTCGGGTGCTCTACCAAGTGGTCAGATAAACGGACAGAAGCCCAGGCATCGATTGAGAAATGGAATCAGGAGCCGGTCGAACTCAGCGACATCGGCGTTGATGAAGTCCAAGCGCTCGTCAAGAACGACACGCCGCAACTGCTCATGATCAACGTCTGGGCCACCTGGTGCGGGCCGTGCGTGACAGAAATGCCGGAACTGGTCGACATCCACCGCATGTACCGCCGCCGCGATTTCCGGATGGTGACGATCACCATCGACGACCCCGCACAAAAAGCGGCGGCGCTCAAAGTGCTGCAAACGCAACATGCATCCATGAAGAACCATCTCAGTGCGGTTCCCAAGCTCGATGACCTGGCCGATGCCCTCGACGCTGAATGGAACGGCGCCCTGCCCTACACCGTTTTGATTGCCCCCGGCGGCAAAGTGATCTTCCGACAAGAGGGCCAGCTTGACCCGTTGGCGGTGAGAAGGGCCATCGTGGATCAGTTGGGACGGACGTATGCCAATCGCAAAGCCGAGTAG
- a CDS encoding response regulator: protein MKTVFTTGEAAKICKVSQQTIIRCFDSGQLKGFRVPGSRFRRIPRDVLYKFMKDNGIPTDALESGKRKALVVDDDRDLVDLLRDSLESDGRFEVRSANNGFDAGMMVKEYRPDIIVLDVMLPDINGKEVCQRVRSDPSLDDVKILCISGMVEAEKVQELRDAGANDFLQKPFEIETLIQRACKMLDMEVLS, encoded by the coding sequence ATGAAGACGGTCTTTACAACAGGCGAAGCGGCCAAAATCTGCAAAGTCAGCCAGCAGACCATTATCCGCTGCTTTGACTCTGGTCAGCTCAAGGGATTTCGCGTCCCCGGTTCGCGGTTCCGACGCATTCCACGCGATGTCCTCTACAAATTCATGAAGGACAATGGCATCCCCACCGACGCTCTGGAGAGCGGCAAGCGCAAGGCGCTCGTGGTGGATGATGACCGCGATCTCGTTGACCTGCTCCGGGACTCGCTGGAATCGGACGGGCGTTTCGAAGTCCGCTCCGCAAATAACGGCTTCGATGCCGGCATGATGGTCAAGGAATATCGCCCTGACATCATTGTGCTGGACGTCATGCTGCCGGACATCAACGGCAAGGAAGTCTGCCAGCGGGTGCGGAGCGATCCGTCGCTCGATGACGTGAAGATTCTGTGTATCTCCGGCATGGTCGAAGCCGAGAAGGTCCAGGAGCTTCGCGACGCGGGCGCCAACGACTTCCTGCAGAAACCCTTTGAAATCGAAACACTGATCCAGCGTGCCTGCAAAATGCTGGACATGGAAGTGTTATCGTAA
- a CDS encoding AAA family ATPase: MAAERKDFDDFLEKFKRHRELMLDELHKVVVGQDAVIEQILAAIFTGGHCLLVGVPGLAKTLLVSTIARILDVEFKRIQFTPDLMPSDITGTNVLEENEAGRREFRFMQGPVFTNILLADEINRTPPKTQAALLQAMQEREVSAGQVTYKLPDPFFVIATQNPIEQEGTYPLPEAQLDRFMFNVKVDYPNLEEEERILSATTRGEKPEVRKVLSAKSIQFLQKQINQIEIAPFIITYVARLVRATRPKDTSAPKFVRELIDWGAGPRAGQYLIHGARAMAAMDGRPTISFDDVRRVAIPVLRHRISPNFQAQAEGFDTDGIVRRLMEEVPEPTIPKYQS, translated from the coding sequence TTGGCCGCCGAGCGCAAAGACTTCGACGACTTCCTCGAGAAGTTCAAACGGCATCGCGAACTGATGCTCGATGAGTTGCACAAGGTGGTCGTCGGACAGGACGCGGTGATCGAACAGATTCTGGCGGCCATCTTTACCGGCGGGCATTGTCTGCTGGTGGGAGTGCCTGGTCTGGCGAAAACCCTGCTCGTCAGCACGATTGCCCGCATTCTGGACGTGGAATTCAAGCGAATTCAGTTCACGCCCGACCTGATGCCCTCGGATATTACCGGGACGAACGTCCTTGAAGAGAATGAGGCGGGACGGCGGGAATTCCGCTTTATGCAGGGACCGGTGTTCACCAACATTCTGCTGGCGGACGAAATCAACCGCACGCCCCCCAAAACCCAGGCCGCATTGCTCCAGGCAATGCAGGAACGGGAAGTCAGTGCCGGTCAGGTGACCTATAAGCTGCCTGACCCATTCTTTGTGATCGCGACCCAGAACCCGATCGAGCAGGAGGGGACTTACCCCCTGCCGGAAGCCCAGCTCGACCGCTTCATGTTCAACGTGAAGGTGGACTACCCGAACCTGGAAGAGGAAGAGCGAATTCTGTCTGCCACGACTCGGGGGGAGAAGCCGGAAGTCCGCAAAGTCCTAAGCGCCAAGTCGATTCAGTTCCTGCAGAAACAGATCAACCAGATCGAAATTGCCCCCTTTATCATTACCTATGTCGCCCGCCTCGTGCGGGCGACGCGGCCCAAGGACACCAGCGCTCCCAAGTTCGTTCGCGAGTTGATTGACTGGGGAGCGGGTCCGCGAGCTGGCCAGTACTTAATTCACGGGGCGAGGGCGATGGCAGCAATGGACGGCCGCCCTACGATCTCATTCGACGATGTGCGAAGGGTGGCGATTCCTGTGTTGCGACACCGCATTTCGCCCAATTTCCAGGCCCAGGCGGAAGGTTTCGATACCGACGGCATCGTGCGACGGCTGATGGAAGAGGTTCCAGAGCCGACGATTCCGAAATATCAATCCTGA
- a CDS encoding O-methyltransferase, translating into MQQDLWTAVDHYVSDLFIEPDDVLDAALANSAAAQLPSIAVAPPQGKFLYLLASSIGAKRILEIGTLGGYSTIWLARALPPDGQLISLEFESRHAHVAERNLQVAGVDDQVSVRIGAAADTLKQMIAEQTPAFDFIFIDADKESYTLYLELSLQLARSGTVMIADNTVREGEVINPASEDPRVHGVRHFHELLAREKGVEATTLQTVGSKGYDGFTMIRVR; encoded by the coding sequence ATGCAACAAGACCTCTGGACTGCTGTCGATCATTACGTCTCCGACCTGTTCATCGAGCCGGATGATGTGTTGGATGCGGCGCTCGCGAACAGTGCGGCTGCGCAGTTGCCGTCGATTGCGGTGGCGCCGCCGCAGGGGAAGTTTTTGTACCTGCTCGCCAGCTCGATCGGGGCGAAGCGGATTCTGGAAATCGGCACGCTCGGCGGGTACAGCACCATCTGGCTGGCTCGGGCACTCCCGCCGGATGGTCAGTTGATCTCGCTCGAATTCGAGTCGCGGCATGCCCATGTCGCCGAACGCAATCTGCAGGTGGCCGGCGTGGACGATCAGGTGAGCGTCCGTATCGGGGCAGCGGCTGACACGCTCAAGCAGATGATCGCCGAGCAGACTCCGGCGTTCGACTTCATCTTCATCGACGCCGACAAGGAGAGCTACACGCTGTATCTGGAACTCTCGCTGCAACTCGCACGATCAGGCACGGTGATGATCGCCGACAACACGGTCCGCGAGGGAGAGGTGATCAACCCGGCGTCGGAAGACCCTCGCGTCCACGGCGTCCGCCACTTTCACGAACTGCTGGCGAGAGAGAAGGGGGTGGAAGCGACGACTCTTCAAACCGTCGGCAGCAAGGGGTATGACGGGTTTACGATGATTCGGGTGCGGTGA
- a CDS encoding sensor histidine kinase has product MSSGSFERRPDGTTAGLARLLTDCPPWRGTDAVASRLLLLWAETFALRTCALFWNDPVTRQLHWRSMGLSDVTHRASETLPDRAGVSHTRHWVETNLAAGQHVHPSGPPGLELLNWHSLSMGDHADFGTAAIGLPPEFPPDIDEAWKTITGQVLSWALHFERELRRQKLSSLAEYAAGAGHEINNPLGSIIGRSSLLLKEERDPERRRMIETIGAQAYRIRDMIGDTMLFARPPTARFTKVDLPSLIQEVVSRLQHRLSEQQIGYTFDGPSELALLADPQQLAIVFSELLLNSLNALADGGLIRIRCFAETRGDEPGVGIIASDDGPGLNDEQREHCFDPFYSGRQAGRGLGFGLSKCWRIVEQHGGVMELTTNSTLTEFHIWLPDEPHLPAADR; this is encoded by the coding sequence ATGTCGTCAGGCAGTTTCGAACGCCGACCGGACGGAACCACCGCCGGTCTGGCGCGACTGCTGACGGACTGTCCCCCTTGGCGAGGGACTGACGCGGTTGCCAGTCGTCTGCTGCTCTTGTGGGCCGAGACGTTCGCACTTCGCACGTGCGCGCTCTTCTGGAACGATCCGGTCACCCGTCAGTTACACTGGCGCAGTATGGGTCTGTCCGATGTCACGCACCGGGCGTCGGAAACGCTTCCAGATCGGGCGGGCGTTTCCCACACGCGGCATTGGGTCGAGACGAATTTGGCTGCTGGCCAGCACGTCCATCCATCCGGCCCCCCCGGCCTGGAACTTCTGAACTGGCACTCGCTCTCAATGGGCGACCATGCCGATTTTGGGACTGCGGCCATTGGCTTACCGCCAGAATTTCCGCCAGACATTGATGAGGCCTGGAAGACGATTACTGGGCAAGTCTTGAGCTGGGCGCTGCATTTCGAGCGGGAATTGCGTCGGCAGAAACTGTCTTCGCTGGCTGAATACGCGGCCGGAGCCGGTCATGAAATTAACAACCCCTTGGGAAGCATCATTGGCCGTTCTTCGCTGCTGCTGAAAGAAGAACGCGATCCCGAGCGTCGGCGGATGATCGAGACGATCGGAGCCCAGGCGTACCGCATCCGGGACATGATCGGCGACACGATGTTGTTTGCCCGGCCCCCGACCGCCCGGTTCACCAAAGTCGACCTGCCGTCGCTGATACAAGAGGTCGTTTCGCGTCTTCAACACCGGCTGTCGGAACAGCAAATCGGATACACCTTTGACGGTCCCTCGGAGTTGGCCTTGCTGGCCGATCCGCAGCAGTTGGCGATTGTCTTTTCCGAACTACTGCTGAATTCGTTGAATGCGCTCGCCGACGGAGGCTTGATCCGTATTCGGTGTTTCGCCGAAACTCGTGGAGATGAACCCGGCGTCGGGATCATCGCGTCCGACGACGGACCTGGCCTGAACGATGAGCAACGGGAACACTGCTTCGACCCGTTCTATTCCGGCCGTCAGGCGGGTCGGGGACTCGGTTTCGGGCTCTCGAAGTGCTGGAGAATCGTGGAACAGCACGGCGGAGTCATGGAACTGACCACGAATTCCACACTGACTGAATTTCACATCTGGCTTCCGGACGAGCCGCATCTGCCGGCTGCCGACCGATAA
- a CDS encoding alpha/beta hydrolase family protein, which yields MTQMAVFCLILQTCGQAQEKPIVDTVPAWDLAALSRPPAVFPAEGLHAEGMRSLFFESVPYHGKPTRVFAWVGIPQVPAGQKVPGIVLIHGGGGTAFEAWVRLWVSRGYAAIAMDTCGCIPLREGEKQWKRHEFGGPPGWGGWGQMGESWQDQWTYHAVSAAVLANSLLAAQPEVDPQRIGVTGISWGGYLTGITAGVDSRLRFAAPVYGCGFTNEHGFAQNVSSIGADKAARWMKWWDPSVYLPQAAMPMLWVNGTNDFAYTMNAWQKSYRLPTGSHTLCLRLRMPHGHGGAGENPKEIQVFADSVVSGGVPLAKITSQGQDAGSAWCEFESGEIMSKAELLFTKDQGRWQDRKWEVVAAELQGNRASAPLPAETTVFFLNLTDSRDCVVSSEHVELSPEK from the coding sequence ATGACTCAGATGGCTGTTTTCTGTTTGATCCTGCAAACATGCGGTCAGGCGCAAGAGAAACCGATTGTCGACACTGTTCCCGCTTGGGATCTCGCCGCGTTGTCTCGCCCTCCGGCAGTATTTCCAGCCGAAGGGTTGCATGCGGAAGGGATGCGGTCGCTGTTCTTCGAAAGCGTCCCCTATCACGGAAAGCCAACTCGGGTTTTTGCCTGGGTTGGAATTCCCCAAGTGCCTGCTGGTCAGAAAGTCCCTGGGATCGTGCTGATTCACGGAGGCGGGGGGACGGCGTTCGAGGCCTGGGTACGACTCTGGGTTTCCAGAGGTTATGCCGCCATCGCGATGGACACCTGCGGCTGCATTCCCTTGCGTGAAGGGGAGAAGCAATGGAAACGACACGAGTTTGGCGGCCCGCCGGGATGGGGCGGCTGGGGACAGATGGGCGAATCCTGGCAGGATCAGTGGACGTATCATGCCGTCTCGGCCGCCGTCCTCGCCAACTCGCTGCTGGCGGCGCAGCCTGAGGTTGACCCGCAGAGAATCGGCGTCACCGGAATCTCATGGGGAGGCTATCTGACCGGCATCACGGCGGGCGTCGATTCTCGCCTCCGCTTTGCCGCTCCGGTTTATGGCTGCGGCTTCACCAACGAACACGGCTTCGCCCAGAACGTCAGTTCCATCGGTGCAGACAAAGCCGCGCGATGGATGAAGTGGTGGGATCCTTCGGTCTATCTGCCTCAGGCGGCGATGCCGATGCTCTGGGTGAACGGCACGAATGACTTCGCCTATACCATGAACGCCTGGCAGAAGTCTTATCGCCTTCCGACTGGTTCGCATACCCTCTGCCTGCGATTACGGATGCCGCATGGTCACGGAGGCGCCGGCGAGAACCCCAAAGAAATTCAGGTTTTCGCCGACAGCGTCGTCTCAGGCGGCGTGCCGTTGGCAAAAATCACCTCTCAAGGGCAGGACGCCGGCAGCGCCTGGTGCGAGTTCGAGAGCGGCGAAATCATGTCGAAAGCGGAACTGCTGTTCACTAAGGATCAGGGCCGCTGGCAAGACCGGAAATGGGAGGTCGTTGCTGCGGAACTTCAGGGAAATCGAGCCAGCGCCCCCCTGCCCGCCGAAACCACCGTGTTTTTCCTGAATCTCACCGACAGCCGCGACTGCGTCGTGAGTTCCGAGCATGTGGAGCTGTCGCCGGAAAAGTAG